One SAR86 cluster bacterium genomic window carries:
- a CDS encoding ABC transporter permease subunit — protein sequence MIGIILRRILIAIPVLIIVASITFFLTRLAPGGPFDAEKKLPQEVIDNLNEVYNLNAPIYEQFFDYFSNVIVGDFGPSFRYPGRTVTEMISTGLPVTFELAFYAILFALFIGLLSGTIAALKRNTFLDYFPMAIAMLGICVPTFLLGPFLVLIFGINFELLPVSGWDTLPGDKILPSITLGAAYAAYIARLGRGGMIEILGQDFIRTARAKGLTERKVVINHALQGGILPVVSFLGPAIAGLLAGSFVVETIFQIPGLGKFYVEAAFNRDYTMILGTTIFFSAMIIFFNLVSDILVLILNPRARDS from the coding sequence ATGATTGGAATAATTCTTAGAAGAATTCTAATTGCAATTCCAGTATTAATAATTGTTGCGAGCATAACTTTTTTTCTTACAAGGTTGGCTCCAGGAGGACCATTCGATGCAGAAAAAAAACTCCCTCAAGAAGTAATTGATAACCTTAATGAGGTCTATAATCTCAATGCACCAATATATGAACAATTTTTTGATTACTTTTCTAATGTAATAGTTGGTGATTTTGGTCCTTCTTTTAGATATCCAGGACGAACTGTAACTGAAATGATATCTACAGGACTGCCTGTAACTTTTGAGTTGGCCTTTTATGCAATATTATTTGCACTTTTTATAGGTCTTTTATCTGGAACAATTGCTGCTTTAAAAAGAAATACCTTTCTTGATTATTTTCCAATGGCTATTGCCATGCTTGGAATATGTGTACCCACATTCCTATTAGGGCCTTTCTTAGTTCTTATTTTTGGAATTAATTTTGAGCTTCTGCCAGTATCAGGTTGGGATACACTTCCTGGTGATAAGATTCTTCCCTCTATTACTCTAGGAGCTGCTTACGCTGCATATATTGCCAGATTAGGAAGGGGAGGAATGATAGAAATATTAGGTCAAGACTTTATTAGAACAGCAAGAGCTAAAGGACTTACTGAGAGAAAGGTTGTGATTAATCACGCTTTGCAAGGTGGCATCCTGCCGGTAGTATCTTTTTTAGGACCAGCTATTGCAGGTCTTTTAGCTGGTTCTTTTGTGGTAGAGACAATTTTCCAAATTCCTGGTTTGGGAAAATTTTATGTAGAAGCGGCTTTCAATCGTGATTACACAATGATACTGGGCACAACAATATTTTTTTCCGCAATGATTATTTTTTTCAATTTAGTTTCAGATATATTAGTTTTAATTTTGAACCCTAGGGCAAGAGATTCATGA
- a CDS encoding peptide ABC transporter substrate-binding protein, whose translation MKNFISILSIFIIVSCSSGKTPVEEGLESQILHWGNGSEPQGIDPHIVTGVPEHHILIGVCEGLTITDPKGGRENLPGVAESWTLKEDQKTYVFNFNPNARWSNGDRVTPEDFVWSWQRALTPTLGSQYSEMLFYVKNAKKFYDGEINDFSEVGVKAISDYELEVELENQTPFFVGLLAHYSTWPVHKETVLKFGEMDDRSMKWTRPGNHVCNGPMKLKSWELNKKIVVEKNEFYWDADRVKLNEIHYYPIQNESTEDRMFRAGALHVTNVVPQEKCPVYLENKNPSLRIDPYMGTYYYRVNTTLPHLSDSRVRKALAMGINRKLIVEKVSKCGQKTAYSFTPPGTSEYYPDTVVEFNPEKAKELLTEAGYPDGDGFPTIEILFNTQEGHRKIAEAIQQMWKVNLGINVEIYNTDWKVYLSRQDNLDYQISRAGWIGDYQDPNTFLEIMRPGRGNNQTGWVNYEYERLVAEANKTSDQEERYKKLMEAERILIDEMPLIPIYTYVKQFQIHPDVKGWDANILDHHHPKFVYLERD comes from the coding sequence ATGAAAAATTTCATTTCTATTCTATCCATATTCATTATTGTCAGTTGCTCAAGCGGGAAAACTCCAGTTGAAGAGGGGCTTGAAAGTCAAATCTTGCATTGGGGAAACGGTAGCGAACCACAAGGTATTGACCCACATATTGTCACAGGTGTTCCAGAACATCATATTTTAATTGGTGTTTGTGAAGGTCTTACAATAACTGATCCAAAAGGTGGGAGAGAAAACCTCCCCGGAGTTGCAGAAAGCTGGACTCTAAAAGAGGATCAAAAAACGTATGTTTTCAATTTCAATCCAAATGCAAGATGGTCTAATGGTGATCGTGTCACACCTGAAGACTTTGTTTGGTCTTGGCAAAGAGCATTAACCCCAACACTCGGTTCACAGTATTCAGAAATGCTTTTTTATGTGAAAAATGCAAAAAAGTTTTATGACGGTGAAATTAATGACTTTTCTGAAGTTGGTGTGAAGGCAATTTCAGATTACGAACTTGAAGTTGAACTGGAAAACCAAACACCATTTTTTGTAGGCCTACTTGCTCATTATTCTACATGGCCCGTACATAAAGAAACGGTTTTGAAATTTGGTGAAATGGATGATAGGAGTATGAAATGGACAAGACCTGGTAATCATGTCTGTAATGGTCCAATGAAGTTAAAAAGTTGGGAGCTAAATAAAAAGATTGTTGTGGAGAAAAATGAATTTTACTGGGATGCGGATAGAGTAAAATTAAATGAAATTCATTATTACCCAATTCAAAATGAATCTACAGAAGATAGAATGTTTAGAGCAGGCGCTCTACACGTCACAAATGTAGTGCCACAAGAAAAATGTCCTGTTTACCTTGAGAATAAAAACCCATCTTTGAGAATTGACCCTTACATGGGTACTTATTACTACAGAGTGAATACCACTTTGCCTCATTTATCAGATTCAAGGGTAAGAAAAGCATTGGCGATGGGAATTAATAGGAAATTAATTGTTGAAAAAGTATCTAAATGTGGACAAAAAACTGCTTATTCATTTACTCCTCCAGGAACTTCTGAATATTACCCTGATACAGTAGTTGAATTTAATCCAGAAAAGGCTAAAGAATTGTTAACAGAAGCAGGATATCCAGATGGAGATGGATTTCCAACAATTGAAATTCTTTTCAATACTCAGGAGGGCCACAGAAAGATTGCTGAGGCAATCCAACAAATGTGGAAAGTAAATTTGGGTATAAATGTTGAAATCTATAATACTGATTGGAAAGTTTATTTAAGTAGACAGGATAATTTAGACTATCAAATTTCAAGAGCTGGATGGATAGGAGATTACCAAGATCCAAATACTTTTCTTGAAATAATGAGACCAGGAAGGGGTAATAATCAAACAGGCTGGGTTAACTATGAATATGAGAGATTGGTTGCAGAGGCTAATAAAACTTCTGATCAGGAAGAAAGATATAAAAAGTTGATGGAGGCAGAGCGAATATTAATAGATGAAATGCCACTTATTCCAATTTATACCTATGTGAAGCAATTTCAAATTCACCCTGATGTGAAAGGTTGGGACGCAAATATTCTTGATCATCATCATCCAAAGTTTGTTTATCTAGAGAGAGACTAG
- a CDS encoding TraR/DksA C4-type zinc finger protein, whose translation MLTKEKILRAPKKNYMDKDQLSFFKTQLNELKKETLKHIKDAKDRLSNPPACSDEVDRAQHEIDSMLFLRIVERESKLLPKIDKALLRIKAGDYGYCLETGDPIGLERLISRPTAEFCAEVKSINEEKEKHFAD comes from the coding sequence ATGCTTACTAAAGAAAAAATTTTAAGAGCACCTAAGAAAAATTATATGGACAAAGATCAACTGTCCTTTTTCAAAACTCAACTTAACGAACTTAAGAAAGAGACGTTGAAGCATATTAAAGATGCTAAAGATAGACTAAGCAATCCACCTGCCTGCAGTGATGAAGTAGACCGTGCTCAACATGAGATTGATTCTATGCTTTTTCTTAGAATAGTTGAGCGTGAATCTAAACTTCTGCCAAAAATTGATAAGGCTCTGCTAAGAATAAAAGCTGGTGACTACGGGTACTGTTTAGAAACTGGTGATCCTATTGGTTTAGAGAGGCTTATTTCTAGACCAACTGCAGAATTTTGTGCAGAAGTAAAATCAATAAACGAAGAAAAAGAAAAGCATTTCGCAGATTGA
- a CDS encoding alkaline phosphatase produces MNNFFKYLLVAIISSIVTFLIINQYAPLLIEVPEKDQKILPIDFKKDVNPKELKQVDVKARNIILLIGDGMGPTHISVYRNVQGGPNHKLSFDEFDFSGYVKTHAYNSLVTDSAASATAFSSGVKTINRYVGVDHNNKPTKNITEMLFEKGFVNTIISTSEITHATPAAFASHVSSRYEKEKIAEHIYNSKNHIVLGGGTDYFLPIEEGGIREDGVNFVKKIKKNFHYLETKKDIDNFNYIDRKRIFGFFAEDDLERTEFEPNLLEMLDFSIQESKRMIADGCKGFFIMAEGSKIDWASHDNDYEYYLKEMQEFEKTVEKALNYAQENNDTLVIVTADHETGGLLIEQDDARYRETGKMKISWNTAIGRGTHTGIMIPVFAQGPGAENFSGVMDNTDVFFAMKEALGIENLEDYQCN; encoded by the coding sequence ATGAATAATTTTTTTAAGTATCTTTTAGTGGCTATTATTTCATCCATAGTTACTTTTTTGATAATCAACCAATATGCGCCTCTATTGATTGAGGTGCCTGAAAAAGATCAAAAAATTCTTCCTATAGATTTTAAAAAAGATGTTAATCCTAAAGAACTGAAACAGGTTGATGTTAAAGCTAGAAATATAATCTTGCTTATAGGTGATGGAATGGGGCCAACACATATTTCAGTCTATAGAAATGTTCAGGGAGGACCTAATCATAAGTTATCTTTTGATGAATTCGATTTTTCAGGATATGTAAAAACTCATGCTTATAATTCTTTAGTTACAGACTCAGCTGCGTCTGCAACAGCATTCAGTTCAGGCGTCAAAACTATAAATAGATATGTAGGTGTGGATCACAATAATAAACCTACTAAAAATATAACTGAAATGCTCTTTGAAAAGGGCTTTGTAAATACAATAATCTCTACTTCAGAAATTACTCATGCTACACCAGCAGCCTTTGCCTCTCATGTAAGTTCAAGATATGAAAAAGAAAAGATAGCTGAACATATTTACAATTCAAAAAATCACATAGTGCTTGGCGGTGGGACTGACTATTTTCTCCCAATTGAGGAAGGAGGGATAAGAGAAGACGGGGTAAATTTTGTAAAAAAAATAAAAAAGAATTTCCATTATCTTGAAACAAAAAAAGACATAGATAATTTTAATTACATTGACAGAAAAAGAATATTTGGTTTTTTTGCTGAAGATGATTTAGAAAGAACAGAATTTGAACCAAACCTGTTAGAAATGTTAGATTTTTCTATCCAAGAATCTAAAAGGATGATTGCAGATGGATGTAAAGGATTTTTTATTATGGCAGAGGGTTCAAAGATAGATTGGGCATCACATGATAATGATTACGAATATTATTTAAAAGAAATGCAGGAATTTGAAAAAACAGTTGAGAAAGCTCTCAATTATGCGCAAGAAAATAATGATACTCTTGTAATAGTTACAGCAGATCATGAAACTGGAGGACTTCTTATTGAGCAAGATGATGCACGTTACAGGGAGACAGGAAAAATGAAAATTTCATGGAATACAGCCATTGGGAGAGGCACTCATACTGGAATTATGATTCCAGTATTTGCTCAAGGACCTGGAGCAGAAAATTTCTCTGGTGTAATGGATAATACCGATGTATTTTTTGCAATGAAAGAAGCATTAGGAATAGAAAATTTAGAGGATTATCAGTGCAACTAG
- a CDS encoding TonB-dependent receptor yields the protein MIKLFLLILISFSIFSIEEIEEVITTGTLLKESESKFSPVEIITAEKFDEIGVSTIAEISKYLSASSGSHFQTNTMDGVDQGMSAITLRGLDHASTLLLINSKRQTFTGTPSYNGEGYVDANIIPKIALTKMEVLKEGATSVYGSDAVAGVINFITVKKFSGYKLDLDSQYSTNYNQNDIGFGFLYGKDFENFDLVFGFERMERTPLKAYEIDQISELSVSGLGNSFKILGDDVIESGLYAGEYSNGQTIPDPNCIENGGILDGRCRFAYGRGFNIVNDESHEKFYTSLINRNHDISLIFSNVKVNDNPQSPSYPALPFLARDIEPGVGGSPFNVPVRWYGRPLGGRYPWRESPKDISQYHFNYSFLKDFENLSLETSFTHSQHENFHNRPDIVDSRFLSALYGNGGESGDMQWNIFDPSQNSIELVEHIKGAEISKKIGDLTTFDILAQTSYRNINLAFGTQASMENLDINFNEISRAEFDSDGKIIKTADLFFLGGGKNVNESRNKYSLYFELDSSFLPNFDYRFSGRFEKSENFSSFDPKLSFKYKFFENLSFRISSGTSFTMPSMGQMFSSDIKLGSVRDIESSVFVRQAQIGNADLKPAESTNTNFGLIYGNNGNRLSFDYWEIDFENRIEGQSAQALLSEDPFGPSITRNELGDLIGVTTTYFNEESTVLSGIDYGLSTVKSFFNSEVELILQGTNLIEFLTPEQSENGTIMINRVGKHNFDAHTHSLPKNRINTFINYKKNKSKYSLIARYLDGYINNRTISSKALSLGYKNKVDSSLIFDISLELPISQYLQINNNSGDYDLKTSIGIINLFDEKAPRLYNAPDFSWDSRLHDPRGRMIRVNFQLIFNN from the coding sequence ATGATCAAATTATTCCTGCTAATATTGATATCCTTTTCTATTTTCTCAATTGAGGAAATAGAGGAGGTTATCACTACTGGCACTCTTCTTAAAGAATCTGAATCAAAGTTTTCCCCTGTAGAAATAATTACAGCAGAAAAATTCGATGAAATTGGTGTTTCAACTATTGCTGAAATAAGTAAATATTTATCTGCATCCTCTGGTTCACATTTTCAAACCAATACAATGGATGGAGTAGATCAGGGAATGTCTGCTATTACACTTAGAGGTCTTGATCATGCTTCTACATTGCTTCTAATAAATTCAAAAAGACAAACATTTACTGGCACGCCTTCATACAACGGAGAGGGTTATGTCGACGCAAATATTATTCCAAAAATTGCTCTTACAAAAATGGAAGTTCTTAAAGAAGGAGCAACTTCCGTATATGGTTCTGATGCTGTAGCAGGAGTCATAAATTTTATAACTGTAAAAAAATTTAGTGGATATAAGTTAGATTTAGACAGCCAATACTCTACTAATTACAACCAAAATGACATTGGTTTTGGTTTTCTTTATGGAAAAGATTTTGAGAATTTTGATTTGGTATTTGGTTTTGAAAGAATGGAAAGAACTCCACTTAAAGCCTATGAAATCGATCAAATTTCAGAATTGAGTGTAAGTGGTTTAGGCAACTCTTTTAAAATTTTAGGTGATGATGTAATTGAAAGTGGGTTATATGCTGGTGAATATTCAAACGGTCAAACAATTCCTGATCCAAATTGCATCGAAAATGGAGGAATATTAGACGGACGTTGCCGTTTTGCTTATGGAAGAGGATTTAATATTGTAAATGATGAGTCACATGAGAAGTTCTACACAAGTTTAATTAATAGAAATCACGATATTTCACTCATTTTTTCAAATGTAAAGGTAAACGATAATCCTCAATCCCCATCATATCCAGCACTTCCATTTCTTGCTAGAGATATTGAGCCAGGAGTAGGCGGTAGTCCCTTTAATGTTCCTGTAAGATGGTATGGTAGGCCATTAGGGGGCAGGTATCCTTGGAGAGAATCTCCAAAAGATATTTCTCAATATCATTTTAATTACAGTTTTCTTAAAGATTTTGAGAATTTAAGTTTAGAAACTTCCTTCACTCATAGTCAGCACGAAAACTTTCACAATAGACCTGATATTGTAGATTCTAGATTTTTATCAGCACTCTATGGAAATGGAGGTGAATCAGGAGATATGCAATGGAATATTTTTGATCCATCTCAAAACTCAATTGAACTTGTAGAGCACATCAAAGGTGCAGAGATATCAAAAAAAATCGGCGATCTCACAACTTTTGATATTCTTGCCCAAACTTCATACCGAAATATAAATCTAGCTTTTGGAACACAAGCTAGTATGGAAAACTTAGACATAAACTTCAATGAAATCTCACGAGCTGAATTTGATTCAGATGGCAAGATTATTAAAACAGCAGATCTATTTTTCCTTGGTGGAGGAAAAAATGTAAATGAGAGCCGCAATAAATATTCTTTATATTTTGAATTAGACAGCTCGTTTCTTCCTAATTTTGATTATCGTTTTTCTGGAAGGTTTGAAAAATCTGAGAATTTTTCATCCTTTGACCCTAAGCTGTCTTTTAAATATAAATTTTTTGAAAATTTATCTTTCAGAATTTCATCTGGCACTTCTTTTACTATGCCTTCTATGGGACAAATGTTTTCAAGTGATATTAAATTGGGCAGCGTAAGAGATATTGAAAGTTCAGTGTTTGTAAGACAAGCACAAATAGGTAATGCAGATCTTAAACCAGCAGAATCAACAAATACTAATTTTGGTTTAATTTATGGTAATAATGGAAACAGACTTAGTTTTGATTATTGGGAAATAGACTTTGAAAATAGGATTGAAGGACAAAGTGCCCAAGCTTTACTAAGTGAAGATCCTTTCGGCCCATCAATTACAAGAAATGAATTAGGAGATCTAATAGGTGTCACAACAACTTATTTTAATGAAGAATCAACAGTTCTTAGCGGCATTGATTATGGATTAAGTACAGTTAAGAGCTTTTTTAATAGTGAGGTTGAATTAATTCTACAAGGAACAAACTTGATTGAATTTTTAACACCAGAGCAGAGTGAAAATGGCACAATTATGATTAATCGTGTTGGTAAACATAATTTTGATGCACACACTCATTCATTGCCAAAAAATAGAATAAATACTTTTATAAATTACAAAAAAAATAAATCAAAATATTCACTAATTGCAAGATACCTGGATGGATACATAAATAACCGAACAATTTCATCTAAAGCTTTATCACTTGGCTATAAAAATAAAGTTGATTCAAGTTTAATTTTTGATATTTCTTTAGAACTGCCAATTTCACAATACCTACAAATTAACAATAATTCTGGTGATTATGATTTAAAGACTTCTATTGGAATAATAAATCTTTTCGATGAAAAGGCTCCAAGACTATACAATGCACCTGACTTTAGTTGGGATTCGCGCTTACATGATCCTAGAGGAAGAATGATAAGGGTAAATTTTCAACTAATATTCAATAATTAA